One genomic segment of Desulfosporosinus sp. Sb-LF includes these proteins:
- a CDS encoding ATP-binding cassette domain-containing protein yields the protein MLKVHFKKRLPHFELEADISLKNGILVLVGPSGAGKTTILQCVAGLQTPSWGEIIIRDRTVFSSELSVDLPIRNRRIGYVFQDYALFPHMTVEKNVIYGKPKEGSTLNKESAPNKVLNSSNLLDMLKIEHLRNRYPNQISGGERQRVALARALMTEPELLLLDEPLSALDSDTRKTLQLELLKLQARWQIPFILVTHDVQEAEELGDQIIRLDRGKQEIIRSTKGL from the coding sequence ATGCTTAAGGTTCATTTTAAAAAAAGGTTACCTCACTTTGAACTAGAAGCCGATATCTCTTTGAAAAATGGTATTCTCGTCCTTGTTGGTCCCTCGGGTGCTGGCAAGACGACGATCTTGCAGTGCGTGGCAGGCCTTCAGACCCCCTCTTGGGGAGAGATTATTATCCGCGACCGGACAGTCTTTTCTTCTGAGCTAAGTGTGGATCTTCCTATTAGAAATAGACGCATAGGGTATGTATTTCAGGACTATGCTCTCTTTCCGCACATGACCGTTGAGAAAAATGTTATTTATGGAAAACCCAAAGAAGGGAGTACCTTGAACAAAGAGAGTGCCCCCAATAAAGTCCTCAATAGTTCAAATCTATTAGATATGCTAAAGATAGAACATCTTCGAAATCGCTATCCTAATCAGATTTCAGGCGGTGAAAGACAAAGAGTTGCGCTTGCCCGTGCGTTGATGACCGAACCTGAACTTTTGTTGCTTGATGAACCGCTCTCCGCTCTCGATTCTGATACGCGAAAAACACTCCAACTAGAGTTGCTCAAGCTCCAAGCACGATGGCAGATCCCCTTCATCTTGGTCACCCACGATGTTCAGGAGGCGGAAGAGCTTGGGGATCAGATTATTAGGCTCGATCGAGGGAAACAAGAGATTATAAGGAGTACTAAAGGGTTGTAA
- the modB gene encoding molybdate ABC transporter permease subunit, with protein MEFSFIPIILSLKVAFAAVIIVTCSSIPTAGLMAKREFWGKDIVESIITLPLVLPPSVIGFMLLYVFGKNGPLGRLFEQWFHTRIVFTLAGAVIAAAVVAFPLMYQAVKAAIESVDQNLEKAARTLGARELRVFFTITLPLAWNGIVAGLVLAFARSLGEFGATLMIAGNIPGKTQTMPIAIYFANEAGDTRQASILVIIMTVFSFLVIYGLNRWGKRSQRERDPRGGIK; from the coding sequence ATGGAATTCAGCTTTATCCCAATTATTTTATCTCTGAAAGTTGCCTTTGCTGCCGTTATTATTGTTACGTGTTCTTCAATACCGACAGCTGGGCTTATGGCCAAGCGGGAGTTTTGGGGTAAAGATATTGTTGAGTCTATCATTACTTTACCCTTGGTACTCCCCCCCTCGGTTATTGGTTTCATGTTGCTTTATGTATTTGGGAAGAACGGGCCCTTAGGTAGGCTATTCGAACAATGGTTCCATACTAGAATCGTCTTTACATTAGCGGGAGCCGTGATAGCAGCAGCTGTCGTTGCCTTTCCTTTAATGTATCAAGCCGTAAAGGCGGCGATTGAGAGTGTTGATCAAAATCTTGAAAAGGCTGCGCGTACATTGGGGGCTAGAGAACTAAGGGTGTTCTTCACCATTACTCTTCCCTTAGCTTGGAATGGCATTGTTGCTGGCTTAGTTTTGGCCTTCGCTCGGTCTTTAGGGGAATTCGGAGCAACGTTGATGATTGCTGGAAATATTCCGGGCAAGACTCAAACTATGCCTATTGCCATATACTTTGCCAATGAGGCGGGCGACACAAGGCAAGCGAGCATACTGGTTATCATCATGACGGTCTTTAGTTTTCTGGTGATTTATGGACTGAACCGTTGGGGGAAACGATCTCAACGTGAGCGGGATCCGAGAGGGGGTATCAAATAA